In Archangium violaceum, the following are encoded in one genomic region:
- a CDS encoding CARDB domain-containing protein, with amino-acid sequence MNRSNTRVIALAAASVWSGIMGCGGSHSQEPGIDTPKSVAQALSGSPDFFIKQVSGASIAAPGNLFRTSITVCNRGSESGHPDSVDFVLSQDALIVPGQDTVIGSFWPRASLVPGECATQEARLPASVAEGNWFLGAIADPQGSSAELDEGNNTLAGGQVVVGSKPDFVVQSVSGPASTLTGKTLTANVTVCNQGTVADSAVVGLFLSSDAVITEADLSLRGSAFTNTLYPGQCIPLPLRGTVPPVATGAWYLGASVDLGNMKQELLETNNGRGTLMGVGSRPDLTITAIKGTPQKVALDTPFTVDVTVCNSGTTSFSSTTPVELFLSQDALLSKDQDFLVGATSVGALSAGACTTVPLKGNAIIPEASRGELHLGAVVDSSNTVLELIESNNAFVAGTLGVGKAPDFVVTRVKGPAFAKMGTSLTAYVTVCNQGTAEGSTEVDLHLSKDAAILPAAPVTGDGDLFLARAATQPLTPEQCQTVPVTAPVSLPYSEGDGEYHLGAIVDPLNTQAELLENNNTRAGDGVGIGDGPDFVVQSVSAPSSITYGQVFSATVTVCNQGNTSGSAFVELSLLSEPDPFSMSSWGTYLGGVYAASLAEDQCAPFTFSAPVYLGEGAWHLVAVVDSSNQMQELFESNNVHVEGLVGVGSRPDFVVSKVSGPSGVKPGESFSTAVTVCNRGTTSGATSVSLLLSSDADLASPGGSRVIVKETGVDPMDPGACTEVEMTGNASLPEGTYYLGAIADRSNSVTELIETNNAFVGGQMGLGSRPDFIVTKVSGPGSARPGDSFSVSVTVCNPGNLEASTDVSLLLSRNEVLSVPGTPDEEGDVFVGSAPVEPLGPGVCRELTVEANVPAALNLPVGEYRLGAVIDPMQLQAEFIENNNVSAGIVVGVGDAPDFVVTAVRGDPSAMQSQNFTASVTVCNQGTAAGDGEVMLVLSSDKDISMPQPYGGPDPFAGWMPLGMIPAGQCATRSVTAYASSSLTDGAWYLGAIVDPYNSQVELFERNNTHAGDLMGIGFKADFIVTKVAGPSGVKQGEPFTVSATVCNQGTASGASEVTFFLSEDEVIASSDLSLTSVSAGSLTPGTCTTVSARTSTPLSGVARTLGAIVMPGIPHEELIESNNSRLGERIGFGDAPDFIVTRVTGPSIVKPGEPFTASATVCNQGTVSGSTDVQVFLSSGEQLQPLGLAPVGLLGVGQCTTVSVQLTGAPEGEWHLGAIADPLHTQGELVPGNNTHVGGVLGVGEKPDLVIREVTAPTSVWPGNFFTVSATVCNQGTQRGTSNVEIVLSPDEVASPEGSTGSILGRVFPPDLAPGQCTTEVLTSAFSPNLQGAYRLGAVVDPSNHLPELLESNNTAMSGLMGFGTSEDFVVKEVSGPAAARPGAPFLVSATVCNQGRLTRYTDVVFVLSADENISLPSEASSQQGGDVLLGRHFIPGFVEVDQCVSVSMEVSTSLEGSWYLGAIVNPDDLQWEIIGSNNTRVGERMGLGNLPDFIIQEVSGPASVGSVDSFTASATVCNQGTASGSTDVRFLLSRDEEIIPPGTPLAEWDVELGSTSGGTLAPGQCGTVRVSVPTPGVPQGAYHLGAVAVPVNGQQELLGHNNTRASGPMGIG; translated from the coding sequence GTGAATCGGAGCAATACGCGTGTCATCGCGCTCGCCGCCGCGAGCGTGTGGTCCGGCATCATGGGCTGTGGAGGATCACATTCCCAGGAGCCGGGAATCGATACACCAAAGTCCGTGGCGCAAGCGCTGAGCGGTAGCCCGGATTTCTTCATCAAGCAGGTGAGCGGGGCATCCATCGCGGCGCCGGGGAACTTGTTCCGCACGAGCATCACTGTGTGCAACCGGGGCAGCGAGAGCGGTCATCCCGATTCCGTGGACTTCGTCCTGTCCCAGGATGCGCTCATCGTCCCGGGTCAGGATACGGTCATCGGAAGTTTCTGGCCGAGAGCCTCGCTGGTGCCGGGAGAGTGCGCCACGCAGGAGGCTCGGCTCCCGGCCAGCGTGGCCGAGGGAAACTGGTTCCTGGGTGCGATCGCCGATCCCCAGGGCTCGAGCGCGGAGCTCGATGAGGGCAACAACACCCTGGCTGGGGGCCAGGTGGTGGTGGGCTCGAAGCCCGATTTCGTCGTCCAGTCGGTGAGCGGACCCGCCAGCACCCTCACCGGAAAGACCCTCACGGCGAACGTCACGGTGTGCAACCAGGGCACCGTGGCCGACAGCGCGGTCGTGGGCCTGTTCCTGTCCTCGGATGCGGTCATCACCGAGGCGGACCTGAGTCTGCGCGGCTCCGCGTTCACGAACACGCTCTACCCGGGACAGTGCATTCCACTGCCCCTCCGGGGCACGGTGCCCCCGGTCGCCACGGGGGCCTGGTACCTGGGCGCCTCCGTCGATCTGGGCAACATGAAGCAGGAGCTCCTGGAGACCAACAACGGGCGCGGCACGCTCATGGGGGTGGGCTCCCGACCCGACCTGACCATCACCGCGATCAAGGGAACCCCCCAGAAGGTGGCGCTCGACACGCCCTTCACCGTGGACGTCACGGTGTGCAACTCCGGCACCACTTCCTTCTCCAGCACGACTCCGGTGGAGCTGTTCCTCTCCCAGGACGCGCTCCTCTCCAAGGACCAGGACTTCCTCGTGGGTGCAACCTCCGTGGGCGCGTTGTCCGCCGGGGCCTGCACCACCGTGCCGCTCAAGGGGAATGCAATCATTCCCGAGGCTTCGCGGGGTGAGCTCCATCTGGGCGCCGTCGTCGACTCCTCCAACACCGTGCTGGAGCTCATCGAGAGCAACAACGCCTTCGTGGCCGGCACCCTGGGGGTGGGCAAGGCGCCGGACTTCGTCGTCACTCGGGTGAAGGGGCCTGCCTTCGCGAAGATGGGGACCTCCCTCACGGCGTACGTCACGGTGTGCAACCAGGGCACGGCGGAGGGGAGCACGGAGGTGGACCTCCATCTCTCCAAGGACGCGGCCATCCTCCCGGCGGCACCGGTGACGGGTGACGGAGACCTCTTCCTGGCCCGGGCGGCCACGCAGCCGTTGACGCCGGAGCAGTGCCAGACGGTCCCGGTGACGGCCCCGGTGTCCCTGCCCTATTCGGAGGGAGATGGGGAGTACCACCTGGGAGCCATCGTCGATCCACTCAACACCCAGGCCGAGCTCCTCGAGAACAACAACACCCGGGCCGGTGATGGGGTGGGAATCGGTGACGGTCCGGACTTCGTCGTCCAGTCGGTGAGCGCGCCGTCGAGCATCACGTACGGCCAGGTGTTCTCCGCGACCGTCACTGTCTGCAATCAGGGAAACACGTCGGGCAGCGCGTTCGTGGAGCTGAGCCTGTTGTCCGAGCCGGATCCCTTCTCCATGAGCTCCTGGGGCACGTACCTGGGCGGCGTGTATGCGGCGTCCCTGGCCGAGGACCAGTGCGCCCCGTTCACGTTCTCCGCCCCCGTCTATCTGGGCGAGGGAGCCTGGCACCTCGTGGCCGTCGTGGACTCGTCGAACCAGATGCAGGAGCTCTTCGAGAGCAACAACGTGCACGTCGAGGGTCTCGTTGGAGTCGGCAGCCGGCCGGACTTCGTCGTCTCGAAGGTGTCAGGGCCCTCGGGTGTGAAGCCGGGCGAGTCCTTCTCGACGGCCGTCACCGTTTGCAACCGGGGCACCACGAGCGGCGCGACGAGCGTGTCGCTCCTGTTGTCGTCCGATGCGGACCTCGCCTCGCCGGGCGGCTCGCGGGTCATCGTGAAGGAGACGGGTGTGGACCCCATGGACCCGGGCGCGTGCACCGAGGTCGAGATGACGGGCAACGCTTCCCTCCCCGAGGGCACGTACTATCTGGGCGCCATCGCCGACCGGTCCAACTCGGTGACGGAGCTCATCGAGACCAACAACGCCTTCGTGGGCGGGCAGATGGGGCTCGGCAGCCGGCCGGACTTCATCGTCACGAAGGTGTCCGGGCCGGGCAGCGCGCGGCCGGGGGACTCCTTCAGTGTCTCCGTCACCGTGTGCAACCCGGGCAACCTGGAGGCGAGCACGGACGTGTCACTCCTGCTCTCCCGGAACGAGGTCCTCTCCGTGCCGGGGACTCCGGACGAGGAGGGGGATGTGTTCGTGGGCAGCGCCCCGGTGGAGCCGCTCGGGCCCGGTGTGTGCCGTGAGTTGACGGTGGAGGCCAACGTTCCCGCGGCCTTGAACCTCCCGGTGGGCGAGTACCGCCTGGGGGCCGTCATCGACCCGATGCAGCTCCAGGCCGAGTTCATCGAGAACAACAACGTGTCGGCGGGAATCGTGGTGGGCGTGGGTGATGCGCCGGACTTCGTCGTCACGGCCGTACGGGGAGACCCGAGCGCGATGCAGAGCCAGAACTTCACGGCGTCCGTCACCGTGTGCAACCAGGGCACGGCCGCGGGTGACGGGGAGGTCATGCTGGTGCTGTCCTCCGACAAGGACATCTCCATGCCGCAGCCGTACGGAGGCCCGGATCCCTTCGCGGGCTGGATGCCCTTGGGCATGATTCCCGCGGGGCAGTGCGCCACGCGGTCGGTGACGGCCTACGCCAGTAGTTCGTTGACGGATGGAGCCTGGTACCTGGGCGCCATCGTGGATCCGTACAACTCCCAGGTCGAGCTCTTCGAGCGCAACAACACGCACGCTGGAGACCTGATGGGCATCGGCTTCAAGGCGGACTTCATCGTCACGAAGGTGGCCGGGCCGTCGGGTGTGAAGCAGGGCGAGCCCTTCACGGTGTCCGCCACCGTCTGCAACCAGGGCACCGCGAGCGGTGCCTCCGAGGTGACGTTCTTCCTCTCGGAGGACGAGGTCATCGCCTCTTCCGACCTCTCGCTCACGAGCGTGTCCGCGGGCTCGCTGACGCCGGGAACGTGCACCACGGTGTCGGCACGGACCAGCACCCCGCTGTCCGGAGTGGCCCGGACCCTGGGCGCCATCGTCATGCCTGGCATCCCCCACGAGGAGCTCATCGAGAGCAACAACTCGCGCTTGGGTGAGCGGATCGGGTTCGGCGACGCGCCGGACTTCATCGTCACGCGCGTGACGGGGCCGTCGATCGTGAAGCCGGGAGAGCCCTTCACGGCTTCCGCCACGGTGTGCAACCAGGGCACCGTGAGCGGCTCCACGGACGTGCAGGTGTTCCTCTCCTCGGGGGAGCAGCTCCAGCCGCTCGGCCTCGCGCCGGTGGGGCTGCTGGGCGTGGGGCAGTGCACCACGGTGTCCGTGCAGCTCACGGGAGCTCCCGAGGGGGAGTGGCACCTGGGCGCCATCGCGGATCCGCTCCACACCCAGGGCGAGCTCGTCCCGGGCAACAACACGCACGTGGGGGGAGTGCTGGGCGTGGGTGAGAAGCCGGACCTGGTCATCCGGGAGGTGACGGCGCCGACGAGCGTGTGGCCGGGCAACTTCTTCACCGTGTCCGCCACCGTGTGCAACCAGGGCACTCAGAGGGGGACCTCGAACGTGGAGATCGTGTTGTCGCCCGACGAGGTCGCCTCGCCGGAGGGGTCGACGGGCTCGATCCTCGGCAGGGTGTTCCCGCCCGACCTGGCGCCGGGGCAGTGCACCACGGAGGTGCTGACCAGCGCCTTCTCGCCCAACCTCCAGGGCGCGTACCGCCTGGGAGCCGTGGTGGATCCGTCCAACCACCTGCCCGAGCTCCTCGAGTCCAACAACACGGCCATGTCCGGCCTGATGGGCTTCGGTACCTCGGAGGACTTCGTCGTCAAGGAGGTGTCGGGCCCGGCGGCTGCCCGTCCGGGAGCGCCGTTCCTCGTGTCCGCCACGGTGTGCAACCAGGGCAGGCTGACGCGTTACACGGATGTCGTCTTCGTGCTGTCGGCCGACGAGAACATCTCGCTCCCGTCGGAGGCATCGTCCCAGCAGGGAGGCGATGTGCTCCTGGGCCGCCACTTCATTCCGGGCTTCGTGGAGGTGGACCAGTGCGTCTCCGTGTCCATGGAGGTCAGCACTTCGCTCGAGGGCTCGTGGTACCTGGGCGCCATCGTCAACCCGGACGACCTCCAGTGGGAGATCATCGGGAGCAACAACACGCGCGTGGGCGAGCGGATGGGGCTGGGCAACCTGCCAGACTTCATCATCCAGGAGGTGTCGGGGCCGGCGAGCGTCGGGTCCGTGGATTCCTTCACGGCCTCCGCCACGGTGTGCAACCAGGGCACCGCGAGCGGCTCCACGGACGTGCGCTTCCTGCTGTCCCGGGACGAGGAGATCATCCCGCCAGGCACGCCGCTCGCCGAGTGGGACGTGGAGCTCGGGAGTACGAGCGGCGGCACGCTGGCCCCGGGGCAGTGCGGCACGGTGCGGGTGTCCGTCCCGACTCCCGGCGTTCCCCAGGGTGCGTATCACCTGGGGGCCGTGGCCGTACCGGTCAACGGTCAGCAGGAGCTGCTCGGGCACAACAACACGCGCGCCAGTGGCCCGATGGGCATCGGCTAA
- a CDS encoding putative quinol monooxygenase: protein MSLLVLCEFRARTDGEAEFLRVARALASAAATEPGTLRYQWFVTQRPGHYSIIEEYVDADAAETHNNHVDSLLRELFAVADLVSVSFYGELNQYLREWISGREGIAVNLPL from the coding sequence ATGAGTCTTCTGGTACTATGTGAGTTCAGAGCACGGACCGACGGGGAGGCAGAGTTCCTGCGGGTGGCGCGGGCATTGGCATCCGCCGCCGCGACCGAGCCGGGAACGTTGCGCTACCAGTGGTTCGTCACGCAGAGGCCCGGTCATTATTCGATAATTGAGGAGTACGTCGACGCTGACGCGGCCGAAACGCATAACAACCATGTGGATTCACTGCTCCGCGAACTCTTCGCGGTGGCTGATCTGGTGTCGGTGTCATTCTACGGGGAGCTCAACCAGTACTTGCGCGAGTGGATTTCCGGCCGCGAGGGAATCGCAGTCAATTTGCCGTTGTGA
- a CDS encoding spermidine synthase has protein sequence MKPWKVIDRAPAPGGGELVLHQRGEEFAIRANGRELMSSRQHGSEEKMAEVACTGLAGKRPRVLVGGLGLGYTVRAALDRLPPSAEVVVSELVPAVVEWNRGVLAPLAGRPLEDPRVKVEARDVGELLREAEGHYDAVLLDVDNGPEALTQEANRWLYGERGLSAIRRALKPRGLVVVWSASSDQAFANRLKRAGFDTEVVETPARSKGGGPLHTLFIGRVRAS, from the coding sequence ATGAAGCCGTGGAAGGTGATCGATCGAGCGCCCGCTCCGGGCGGTGGTGAGCTGGTGCTGCACCAGCGCGGCGAGGAGTTCGCCATCCGCGCGAACGGCCGCGAGCTCATGTCCAGCCGCCAGCATGGCTCCGAGGAGAAGATGGCCGAGGTGGCCTGCACGGGCCTCGCCGGGAAGCGGCCCCGCGTGCTCGTGGGCGGTCTGGGGCTCGGCTACACGGTCCGGGCCGCGCTGGACCGGCTTCCTCCGTCAGCCGAGGTGGTGGTCTCGGAGCTGGTGCCCGCGGTCGTCGAGTGGAACCGGGGCGTCCTCGCGCCCCTGGCCGGACGGCCGCTCGAGGACCCTCGCGTGAAGGTGGAGGCACGGGACGTGGGAGAGCTGCTCCGCGAGGCCGAGGGCCACTATGACGCCGTGCTACTGGACGTGGACAACGGCCCCGAGGCCCTCACCCAGGAAGCCAACCGCTGGCTCTACGGCGAGCGTGGGCTGAGCGCCATCCGGCGTGCGCTGAAGCCTCGCGGCCTGGTGGTGGTGTGGTCCGCCTCGTCGGACCAGGCCTTCGCCAACCGGCTGAAGCGGGCGGGATTCGACACCGAGGTGGTGGAGACACCCGCCCGCTCCAAGGGCGGCGGGCCCCTGCACACGCTGTTCATCGGGCGCGTCCGGGCCTCGTAG
- a CDS encoding MATE family efflux transporter: MSQPSTPELLTPAASPSIEEGKGWLPVLWDALRGARHDLTAGSVDRAFLLLSVPMVLEMVMESIFALVDVFFVSRLGAEAVATVGMTESMLTFVQTLPMGLSIGATALVARRIGEKDPERAASAAMQSLWLGLLLALPVAVGGILFARPLLSALGASPWVVEHGASYTRVMLGSTLVLTLLFLISAILRGAGDAATSMRALWLANGLNIVLAPGLIFGLGPLPELGVLGAAVATTFGRSVGVLYQLHGLMRGSGRLVIRRRHLRLEPATLLALLRLSGSALVQSLLIMSSWLVLMRLVSSFGSAAMAGYTIAMRILLFAQQPSWGMSHAAGTLVGQSLGARDPERAERAAWRASFHTLLLLGAMALGFLVFAEPLVRAFTSEAEVVLHATRCLRIVSCSMVFYAFGTVLPHAFNGAGDTTTPTVINLLCSWMLQLPLAYLLSRTMGLGPSGVFLAIALGYCALGTLSAVFFRRGRWKARIL; the protein is encoded by the coding sequence ATGTCGCAGCCCTCCACACCCGAACTCCTCACGCCCGCCGCCTCCCCTTCCATCGAAGAGGGCAAGGGCTGGCTCCCCGTGCTGTGGGATGCCCTGCGCGGCGCCAGGCATGACCTCACCGCCGGCTCCGTGGATCGCGCCTTCCTGCTGCTCTCGGTGCCCATGGTGCTGGAGATGGTGATGGAGTCCATCTTCGCCCTGGTGGACGTCTTCTTCGTCTCGCGGCTGGGCGCGGAGGCCGTGGCCACCGTCGGCATGACGGAGTCCATGCTCACCTTCGTCCAGACGCTGCCCATGGGCCTGTCCATCGGCGCCACGGCCCTGGTGGCCCGGCGCATCGGGGAGAAGGATCCGGAGCGCGCGGCGAGCGCGGCCATGCAGTCCCTGTGGCTCGGACTGTTGCTGGCGCTGCCCGTGGCGGTGGGAGGCATCCTGTTCGCGCGCCCGCTGCTCTCGGCCCTGGGCGCCTCGCCCTGGGTGGTGGAGCACGGCGCTTCCTACACACGGGTGATGTTGGGCAGCACCCTCGTCCTCACCCTGCTGTTCCTCATCAGCGCCATCCTCCGCGGCGCCGGGGACGCGGCCACCTCCATGCGCGCGCTGTGGCTGGCCAACGGCCTCAACATCGTGCTCGCCCCCGGCCTCATCTTCGGCCTGGGCCCCCTGCCCGAGCTGGGCGTGCTCGGCGCGGCGGTGGCCACCACCTTCGGGCGCTCCGTGGGCGTGCTCTACCAGCTCCACGGGCTGATGCGCGGCAGTGGCCGGCTCGTCATCCGGCGCCGCCACCTGCGGCTGGAGCCCGCTACCCTGCTCGCCTTGCTGCGGCTGTCGGGCAGCGCCCTCGTCCAGTCCCTGCTGATCATGTCCAGCTGGCTGGTGCTGATGCGCCTCGTCTCCAGCTTCGGCAGCGCGGCGATGGCCGGCTACACCATCGCCATGCGCATCCTCCTCTTCGCCCAGCAGCCCTCGTGGGGCATGAGCCACGCCGCGGGCACCCTGGTGGGCCAGAGTCTGGGGGCCAGGGATCCGGAGCGGGCCGAGCGGGCGGCCTGGCGGGCCAGCTTCCACACGCTGCTCCTGCTTGGTGCGATGGCGCTCGGCTTCCTGGTGTTCGCCGAGCCCCTCGTGCGAGCCTTCACCTCGGAGGCCGAGGTGGTCCTGCATGCCACGCGCTGCCTGCGAATCGTGAGCTGCAGCATGGTCTTCTACGCCTTTGGGACGGTTCTCCCGCATGCCTTCAATGGCGCGGGGGATACCACCACGCCCACCGTCATCAACCTGCTCTGCTCCTGGATGCTGCAACTGCCCCTGGCGTACCTGCTCTCCAGGACCATGGGGCTCGGCCCCTCCGGCGTGTTCCTGGCCATCGCCCTCGGCTATTGCGCGCTCGGCACGCTGAGCGCCGTCTTCTTCCGGCGCGGACGGTGGAAGGCTCGCATCCTCTAG
- a CDS encoding inositol-3-phosphate synthase: MYGDRLGIAVVGMGGAVATTAIAGMELLKRGVVDTTGLPLAGVKGAGLVDYGALTFGGWDLYDDDLAKAARTHGVLTESQLQAVEPVLSKMRPWPAVSNRNFCRNVVGSSNKKMSSLRAQVEAIHQDLERFQREQQVDRLVMINCASTERPVNTALPQFATPEAFEAAIDANDPEISPAMLYAYAAISRGLPFANFTPSVAADVPALLELARRNGAPVAGKDGKTGQTLLKTVLAPALRDRALYVSGWYSTNILGNRDGEALNDPASKASKLDTKGAVLDSILGYKVQDHIVQIQYYRPRGDNKEAWDNIDVLGFLGQPMQLKVNFLCKDSILAAPLVVELARTLDLAKRRGEGGVIESLGCFFKAPMTPDGRTPEHAMPEQQRRLMKWLSAGSARPTVGNELLRG, from the coding sequence ATGTACGGGGATCGTCTGGGGATCGCGGTCGTGGGGATGGGTGGGGCCGTGGCGACCACCGCCATCGCGGGGATGGAGCTGCTCAAGCGGGGCGTGGTGGACACCACGGGCCTGCCGCTGGCCGGGGTGAAGGGCGCGGGCCTGGTGGACTACGGGGCACTCACCTTCGGGGGCTGGGATTTGTACGATGATGATCTGGCCAAGGCGGCGCGCACTCATGGCGTGCTGACCGAGAGCCAGCTCCAGGCAGTGGAACCCGTGCTGTCGAAGATGCGCCCCTGGCCCGCGGTGTCCAACAGGAACTTCTGTCGCAACGTGGTGGGCTCATCCAACAAGAAGATGAGCAGCCTGCGCGCCCAGGTGGAGGCCATCCACCAGGATCTGGAGCGCTTCCAACGCGAGCAGCAGGTGGATCGGCTGGTGATGATCAACTGCGCCTCGACCGAGCGTCCGGTGAACACGGCCCTGCCCCAGTTCGCCACGCCAGAGGCCTTCGAGGCGGCGATCGACGCGAATGACCCGGAGATCAGCCCGGCCATGCTCTACGCCTACGCCGCCATCTCGCGAGGCCTCCCCTTCGCCAACTTCACGCCGAGCGTCGCCGCGGACGTGCCGGCGCTCCTGGAGCTCGCCCGGCGCAACGGCGCGCCCGTGGCGGGCAAGGATGGAAAGACGGGCCAGACGCTGCTCAAGACGGTGCTCGCCCCGGCCTTGAGGGATCGCGCGCTGTACGTGTCCGGCTGGTACTCCACCAACATCCTGGGCAACCGCGACGGCGAGGCCCTCAACGACCCGGCCTCGAAGGCCTCGAAGCTCGACACCAAGGGTGCCGTGCTGGACAGCATCCTCGGCTACAAGGTCCAGGATCACATCGTTCAAATCCAGTACTACCGGCCGCGCGGCGACAACAAGGAGGCCTGGGACAACATCGATGTCCTCGGCTTCCTCGGCCAGCCCATGCAGCTCAAGGTCAACTTCCTGTGCAAGGACTCCATCCTGGCCGCGCCGCTGGTGGTGGAGCTGGCGCGCACGCTGGACCTGGCCAAACGGCGCGGCGAGGGCGGAGTCATCGAGTCCCTGGGCTGCTTCTTCAAGGCGCCCATGACGCCGGACGGCCGCACGCCCGAGCACGCCATGCCCGAGCAGCAGCGGCGCCTCATGAAGTGGCTGTCCGCCGGGAGTGCGCGGCCCACCGTCGGCAACGAGCTCCTGCGGGGTTAG
- a CDS encoding Gfo/Idh/MocA family protein: MERSFQRSRRLGWAIVGCGWVARDYVAPALLQAGNARLVALCDPDSESLARMPGDGAVRYTRLDDVLAHPEVEAVYVATPNHVHAPVTVACAAAGRHVLCEKPMAIRPEEGARMVEACRRAGLQYATAFDQRHHAAHRKLRTLVREGVLGTVTQARIHYACWLPRDWAPRNWRIDPHQAGGGAMIDLAPHGIDLLEVLLEDEWTSLTALMQRRVHDYPVDDGAILMGRFRSGTLGVLQVAYNCPDNYPRRTLELIGTRARALARNTMGQTPGGTLTLTDAATGVETVVPISPEEDRSPFLHQVEAFSACVLEGRPSPFAPERDVRLLTLLSQACEPRSWEDAPCR, from the coding sequence ATGGAACGTTCGTTCCAGCGCTCACGGCGGCTCGGATGGGCCATCGTGGGCTGTGGCTGGGTGGCCCGGGACTATGTGGCCCCCGCCCTGTTGCAGGCGGGCAATGCCCGGCTGGTGGCCCTGTGCGATCCGGATTCCGAGTCGCTGGCGCGCATGCCCGGTGATGGAGCGGTCCGGTACACGCGGTTGGACGACGTGCTGGCCCACCCGGAGGTGGAGGCCGTCTACGTGGCCACGCCCAACCACGTGCATGCGCCGGTGACGGTCGCCTGCGCCGCGGCCGGCAGGCATGTGCTGTGCGAGAAGCCCATGGCCATCCGCCCCGAGGAGGGCGCCCGCATGGTGGAGGCGTGCCGGCGCGCGGGCCTCCAGTACGCCACCGCCTTCGACCAGCGCCACCACGCCGCCCACCGGAAGCTGCGCACCCTGGTGCGCGAGGGCGTGCTCGGCACCGTCACCCAGGCGCGCATCCACTACGCCTGCTGGCTGCCTCGCGACTGGGCGCCGCGCAACTGGCGCATCGATCCGCACCAGGCGGGGGGCGGCGCGATGATCGACCTGGCGCCTCATGGAATCGATCTGCTGGAGGTGCTGCTGGAGGACGAGTGGACGTCCCTCACCGCCCTGATGCAGCGGCGCGTCCACGACTACCCGGTGGATGACGGCGCCATCCTCATGGGCAGGTTCCGCAGCGGCACCCTGGGCGTGCTCCAGGTGGCCTACAACTGCCCTGACAACTACCCGCGCCGCACCCTGGAGCTGATCGGCACCCGGGCCCGCGCGCTGGCCCGCAACACGATGGGCCAGACTCCTGGCGGCACACTGACGCTCACGGATGCGGCCACCGGCGTGGAGACCGTGGTGCCCATCTCCCCGGAGGAGGACCGGAGCCCCTTCCTCCACCAGGTGGAGGCCTTCTCCGCCTGCGTGCTGGAGGGCCGCCCCTCCCCCTTCGCGCCCGAGCGGGACGTGCGCCTGCTCACCCTGCTGAGCCAGGCGTGCGAGCCCCGCTCCTGGGAGGACGCGCCATGCCGTTGA